A DNA window from Thalassospiraceae bacterium LMO-JJ14 contains the following coding sequences:
- a CDS encoding helix-turn-helix transcriptional regulator, with translation MTLNIEKQTSERSAPASASDRILPHLSGLDQGPGAVVARARECPADHIIDWHTHERAQLLYAVRGVMRVTTDNGVWVVPPQRAVWIPPGISHHVQAQGTALSLRSLYIRKDAHEGLPEVCCVVTVSPLLRELILEAMRLSDDPGPDSAEARLIGVLLDRVEGLPVAPLHLPMTTDKRARKITDTLMDDPSDMRTLQDWSQELGASERTLARIFSRETGMTFGQWRQQVKLLAALARLARGDSVTDVAFDLGYASQSAFIAMFRRALGKTPGRYFTE, from the coding sequence ATGACATTAAATATTGAGAAACAGACAAGTGAGCGCTCCGCACCGGCATCGGCCAGTGATCGTATCCTGCCGCACCTCAGCGGCCTCGACCAGGGTCCGGGCGCCGTCGTTGCCCGTGCCCGCGAATGCCCGGCAGATCACATTATTGACTGGCACACGCACGAACGCGCACAACTTTTGTATGCTGTGCGGGGTGTCATGCGGGTCACCACGGATAACGGTGTCTGGGTCGTACCGCCCCAGCGCGCAGTGTGGATCCCCCCCGGCATTTCCCATCACGTACAGGCGCAAGGAACGGCCTTGTCACTGCGCTCGCTCTATATCCGCAAGGATGCGCACGAAGGGCTGCCCGAGGTCTGCTGCGTTGTGACGGTCTCGCCATTGCTCAGGGAACTGATCTTGGAAGCCATGCGCCTCAGCGATGACCCGGGGCCGGATAGCGCCGAAGCCCGGCTGATCGGTGTGCTTCTCGACCGTGTCGAAGGATTGCCGGTCGCGCCCCTGCACCTGCCCATGACCACCGACAAACGCGCGCGCAAAATAACCGATACGCTCATGGATGACCCGTCGGACATGCGCACCCTGCAGGACTGGTCGCAAGAGCTTGGCGCCAGCGAGCGGACCTTGGCGCGCATCTTCAGCCGTGAAACCGGAATGACGTTCGGACAGTGGCGCCAGCAGGTAAAACTTCTGGCGGCGCTGGCGCGGCTGGCGCGCGGCGACAGTGTCACCGACGTTGCATTTGATCTCGGTTACGCATCGCAAAGTGCGTTTATCGCCATGTTCCGCCGTGCGCTCGGCAAGACACCGGGACGCTATTTTACGGAATAA